In Niallia sp. FSL W8-0635, one genomic interval encodes:
- a CDS encoding metallophosphoesterase: MKKKILFILSITLILFMHANTIRIQAKSEINDDTSIKLRILETTDIHSYLLNYDYEKKKKTIEYGYNRVASLIQQAKKEHRNTLLFDVGDVIKGSPIAEYVASSPMFYSSDIHPAYKSMNVLGYDAATFGNHEFNYGLDFLINTIKGADFPYTNANIYVDDRNDYEQDDIHFFQPYLLIDKEVINEKGEMDNVKVGVIGLITPITQQWDKAHFDNKLIIKNMRKTAEEIVPKMKKEGADIIIALVHAGLESDQGYRPKSGNNVRDISKVEGIDVILYGHSHGIFPVKGAKGPKGVNHEKGLINGKPTVQAGNWGNHLGIIDLTLQKKKEKWIITKSKSTAKPIIRIIKKKKIPIVSPMPEMEYILSRYHEETLEYMKSKSLLNHLEE; the protein is encoded by the coding sequence ATGAAAAAGAAAATTCTATTTATTCTTTCCATCACACTTATCCTTTTTATGCATGCAAACACAATTCGAATACAAGCAAAAAGTGAAATAAACGATGATACTAGCATTAAGCTTCGAATTTTAGAAACAACAGATATCCATTCGTATTTATTGAATTATGATTACGAGAAAAAGAAGAAGACGATTGAATATGGATATAACCGAGTAGCAAGTTTGATTCAACAGGCAAAAAAAGAACATAGAAACACTCTATTATTTGATGTTGGAGATGTGATAAAAGGAAGTCCCATTGCGGAATATGTCGCAAGTTCTCCTATGTTCTATTCCAGTGATATACATCCTGCATATAAAAGTATGAATGTATTGGGGTATGATGCAGCGACATTTGGTAATCATGAATTTAATTATGGTTTGGATTTTCTAATAAATACAATAAAAGGGGCTGATTTCCCTTATACAAATGCGAATATATATGTTGATGATCGTAATGATTATGAACAGGATGATATCCATTTTTTCCAACCATATTTATTAATAGATAAAGAAGTAATAAATGAAAAGGGCGAAATGGATAATGTAAAGGTGGGCGTTATTGGGCTAATTACTCCAATAACACAACAATGGGATAAAGCACATTTTGACAATAAGCTAATAATAAAAAATATGCGAAAAACTGCGGAAGAAATCGTACCGAAAATGAAAAAAGAGGGTGCGGATATAATTATTGCCTTAGTTCATGCAGGGCTGGAATCGGATCAAGGATATAGGCCAAAGTCTGGTAATAACGTGAGAGATATTAGTAAAGTAGAAGGAATTGATGTCATTCTTTATGGGCATTCACATGGTATCTTTCCAGTAAAGGGTGCAAAGGGGCCAAAAGGCGTTAATCATGAAAAGGGATTAATAAATGGAAAACCAACTGTTCAAGCAGGAAATTGGGGAAATCATCTTGGGATTATTGATTTGACGCTACAGAAGAAAAAGGAGAAATGGATTATAACGAAATCGAAATCAACGGCAAAGCCAATCATCAGGATAATCAAAAAAAAGAAAATACCGATTGTGTCTCCTATGCCAGAAATGGAATATATTCTATCCAGGTATCATGAAGAAACATTAGAATACATGAAAAGCAAAAGCCTATTAAATCATTTAGAGGAGTAA
- a CDS encoding thioredoxin family protein — protein sequence MKEIKTVESFEEIINNGETNIVKFFTTWCPDCTRMDMFIGEIIESNNDKTWYSLNKDELPEIAEKYDVMGIPSLLIFKNGEKTGHLHSANAKTPEQVEEFLAAYK from the coding sequence ATGAAAGAAATTAAAACAGTGGAATCATTTGAAGAAATCATTAACAATGGGGAAACAAATATCGTGAAGTTTTTTACAACTTGGTGTCCAGATTGCACAAGAATGGATATGTTCATCGGTGAAATTATAGAGTCCAATAATGACAAAACATGGTATAGTCTAAATAAAGATGAACTACCAGAAATAGCCGAAAAATATGATGTAATGGGAATTCCAAGTCTACTAATTTTTAAAAACGGTGAAAAAACAGGTCACCTACATAGTGCCAATGCAAAAACACCTGAACAAGTAGAAGAGTTTTTGGCAGCATATAAGTAA
- a CDS encoding Cof-type HAD-IIB family hydrolase has product MATNYKILFLDIDGTILTPDDTIQDSTKKAVQLMKEKGLEVFLATGRPLHEISHIGETLAIESFIGYNGAYAIHNNIDVFRQPMNPDLVTKYIDIANEKGNELILYTNTHNLLSHPEGEMTKQFSQKFHLKKNKAFTLDDKENILGITVINLKEEDIALYEEFPDIHLSQVNIDGFRHSYDVISDKVNKGFAVSLILKNLGIDKESSIAFGDGLNDKEMLQVVGEGFAMGNAHEMLFSYAKHKTTSVTDSGIYNGLKWLGLIAE; this is encoded by the coding sequence ATGGCTACAAATTATAAGATATTATTTCTTGATATTGATGGTACCATCTTAACACCGGATGATACGATTCAAGATTCAACAAAAAAAGCAGTTCAATTAATGAAGGAAAAAGGATTAGAGGTCTTTTTAGCAACCGGAAGACCATTACATGAAATATCACATATCGGCGAAACACTTGCTATAGAATCCTTTATCGGTTACAACGGTGCCTATGCTATACATAATAATATTGATGTATTTAGACAACCAATGAATCCCGATTTAGTAACAAAATACATAGACATTGCAAATGAAAAAGGAAATGAACTTATTTTATATACAAATACGCATAATCTACTTTCTCATCCTGAAGGAGAAATGACAAAGCAATTTAGCCAAAAGTTCCATCTTAAGAAGAATAAAGCTTTCACACTTGATGATAAAGAAAATATTCTTGGAATAACGGTTATTAACTTAAAAGAAGAGGATATTGCCTTGTATGAGGAATTTCCTGACATCCATTTATCTCAAGTAAACATCGACGGTTTTAGGCATTCCTATGATGTCATAAGCGATAAAGTGAATAAAGGATTTGCGGTATCCCTCATTCTTAAGAATTTAGGAATCGATAAGGAATCTTCTATTGCCTTCGGAGATGGTTTAAACGATAAGGAAATGCTACAAGTTGTTGGAGAAGGATTTGCAATGGGAAATGCCCATGAAATGCTCTTTTCTTATGCAAAACATAAAACTACTTCCGTTACAGATTCAGGGATTTACAACGGTTTAAAATGGCTCGGATTAATTGCGGAATAA
- a CDS encoding MerR family transcriptional regulator gives MKAYTLREASKKLTTTPTKLKQWEKDLQGIIVIPRTKTGARIYTEKEITLLHEVKNLYKEKRKTAEVKETLTMLINRPVKKESLEEKIIEQNENTALEVPEKNTNDTNESNYPNTVEQNFRLLLSSLENYKQDFLEEVKGEIRNGIKKEVLETITKEIQAGNEETIHHITNTVSKTQEKTSEQLEEFSDLLHTNTEKTATEYEEIHTKIKKLSQISKAERKTYSKQWTSNVSSAKEIKSMIENLSKSNEELNKTVEQLNENDQYFIETLRLEREQMNKEIKQRERNFQELVQTFRHTAVSHEKKRQWWKIW, from the coding sequence ATGAAGGCATATACCTTAAGGGAAGCATCAAAAAAATTAACAACTACCCCAACAAAATTAAAACAATGGGAAAAAGATTTACAAGGAATTATCGTGATACCGCGAACAAAAACAGGTGCACGTATTTATACAGAAAAAGAAATTACTTTACTCCATGAAGTAAAAAACTTATATAAAGAAAAACGTAAAACTGCTGAAGTGAAGGAAACATTAACGATGTTAATTAATCGACCTGTAAAAAAAGAGTCTCTAGAGGAAAAGATTATCGAACAAAACGAAAATACGGCATTGGAAGTACCTGAAAAAAATACGAATGACACCAATGAATCAAATTATCCAAATACAGTGGAGCAAAACTTCAGGCTACTCCTTTCCTCCTTAGAAAATTATAAGCAGGATTTTCTAGAAGAAGTCAAAGGAGAAATCAGAAATGGTATAAAAAAAGAAGTATTAGAAACGATTACGAAGGAAATTCAAGCAGGCAATGAAGAAACCATTCATCATATTACAAATACAGTTAGTAAGACACAAGAAAAAACTTCCGAACAATTAGAAGAGTTTTCGGATCTTTTACATACAAATACAGAAAAAACAGCAACAGAATATGAAGAAATTCACACCAAAATAAAAAAACTATCTCAAATATCAAAAGCTGAAAGAAAAACGTATTCCAAACAATGGACATCCAATGTTTCTTCTGCCAAGGAAATTAAATCCATGATTGAGAACCTTTCAAAATCCAATGAAGAACTGAATAAAACGGTCGAACAATTAAATGAAAATGACCAATATTTTATAGAAACACTTCGTTTAGAAAGAGAACAAATGAATAAGGAAATCAAACAAAGAGAAAGAAATTTTCAAGAGCTAGTCCAAACCTTTCGTCATACAGCTGTCTCCCACGAAAAAAAGAGACAATGGTGGAAAATTTGGTAA